One genomic window of Nicotiana sylvestris chromosome 10, ASM39365v2, whole genome shotgun sequence includes the following:
- the LOC138880256 gene encoding uncharacterized protein C4H3.14c-like yields the protein MDSHNCLTLMNDIVHSTLKANLIGTELMGRISLLEKKARESEKFIHEAEEIAKGAQLEAANWKEQFENVQGTIEELQESRNNLEQQKRGLTSELVVAKASSSQFEKDKERLECSFSEQLSKCSEKIRELKALLAKKDEYAGELVQSLTQAQADLKISSDKVRALESSHASLEASFDFSLAENQSRNFDLNSELVKVLETIERTQQPLDFPSPTIEALVAEEPLNVEAVAVAVENAAILAPEGETSMTQFVDVEASVTLDPLIDPNTSSSAETAPVAASSEVSTVPVAASESEINIATSDVLTPSVTS from the exons atggacagCCATAACTGCTTAACTTTGATGAATGACattgttcattctactttgaag gctaacctcattggtacagaattgatgggaagaatttctCTTCTGGAAAAGAaagcccgtgagtctgaaaagttTATCCATGAGGCTGAGGAAATAGCTAAGGGAGCCCAGCTAGAAGCAGCtaattggaaagagcagtttgagaatgtTCAGGGAACTATAGAAGAATTACAAGAGAGTAGAAATAACCTGGAGCAACAAAAGCGAGGTCTGACTTCTGAATTAGTAgttgccaaggcttcttcaagccaatttgaaaaagataAGGAGCGCCTTGAGTGTTCATTTTCAGAGCAATTATCAAAGTGTAGTGAAAAGATAAGAGAACTTAAGGCACTCTTGGCCAAGAAAGATGAGTATGCaggggagttagtgcaaagcttgactcaagctcaagctgaTTTAAAAATCTCTTCTGATAAGGTTCGTGCCTtagagagttctcatgcctcccttgaagcttcctttgatttttctttagctgaaaatcaa TCAAGAAACTTTGATTTAAACTCAGAGTTGGTCAAAGTTTTAGAGACTATTGAGAGAACCCAACAACCACTTGACTTTCCCTCTCCGACAATTGAAGCTCTCGTGGCTGAAGAACCTTTAAATGTTGAAGCCGTTGCTGTGGCAGTTGAAAATGCTGCAATTCTAGCtccagagggtgaaacttctatgactcaATTTGTGGATgttgaagcttccgtgactcTTGATCCCCTCATTGATCCTAACACTTCAAGCTCAGCTGAAACCGctcctgttgctgcttcttcagaagtttccaccgtgcctgtggctgcttctgaaagtgaaattaatattgcaacttctgatgtgctaaccccttcaGTAACCAGTTAA